In the Streptomyces sp. cg36 genome, one interval contains:
- the aceB gene encoding malate synthase A: MTTTVTTHRARVLAAPGDRHDEILTPEALDFIGRLAGAFGDRRQDLLRERRRQALRLATGSPLDFPIATAAIRADPDWRVAAPAPGLEDRTVEITGPPERRMAVNALNSGAKVWMADFEDATAPTWTNVIGGQLTLLDAVERRIDFTTPEGKEYRLGLQLPAIVVRPRGWHLLEEHLECDGQPVPASLVDFGLYFFHCAQRQIDAGYGPYFYLPKLENRYEARLWNDVFVLAQDLLGIPRGTVRATVLIETITAAFEMEEILHELREHSAGLNAGRWDYLFSLIKTFGHRPDFLLSDRAQVTMTAPFLRAYTELLVRTCHKRGAHAIGGMSAHVPAKDPEANDAALAKMRLDKEREAEDGFDGSWVAHPGLVPVCQEVFDHVLGGRPHQLDRTRADVRVGARDLLSVRRISGPPTEQGVRTNIAVALRYFDAWLRGQGAVALYGLMEDAATAEIARVQIWQWLRHRVIDRDTVLRILDEELADLGAEHPWAAVDDVRELFERTALTGELPLFFTPDAYTRHLVRIPEARS; this comes from the coding sequence ATGACCACCACCGTCACCACCCACCGGGCCCGGGTCCTCGCGGCGCCGGGGGACCGCCACGACGAGATCCTCACGCCGGAGGCGCTCGACTTCATCGGCCGCCTGGCCGGCGCGTTCGGCGACCGCCGCCAGGACCTGCTCAGGGAACGGCGCCGACAGGCCCTGCGGCTGGCCACCGGCTCCCCGCTGGACTTCCCGATCGCCACCGCCGCGATACGCGCGGACCCCGACTGGCGGGTGGCGGCACCGGCCCCGGGGCTGGAGGACCGAACCGTGGAGATCACCGGCCCGCCCGAGCGGCGGATGGCGGTCAACGCCCTGAACTCCGGTGCGAAGGTGTGGATGGCGGACTTCGAGGACGCCACCGCACCCACCTGGACCAATGTCATCGGCGGCCAGCTGACCCTGCTCGACGCCGTCGAGCGGCGGATCGACTTCACGACGCCCGAAGGCAAGGAGTACCGCCTCGGCTTACAGCTCCCCGCCATCGTCGTCCGGCCCCGGGGCTGGCACCTGCTGGAAGAGCACCTGGAGTGCGACGGGCAGCCCGTCCCCGCGTCCCTGGTCGACTTCGGCCTGTACTTCTTCCACTGCGCCCAGCGGCAGATCGACGCCGGGTACGGCCCGTACTTCTACCTCCCCAAACTGGAGAACCGCTATGAGGCCCGACTGTGGAACGACGTCTTCGTCCTCGCCCAGGACCTCCTGGGCATCCCGCGCGGCACGGTCCGCGCCACCGTCCTGATCGAGACGATCACGGCCGCGTTCGAGATGGAGGAGATCCTCCACGAGCTGCGCGAGCACAGCGCCGGTCTCAACGCGGGCCGCTGGGACTACCTGTTCAGCCTGATCAAGACCTTCGGACACCGCCCCGACTTCCTGCTGTCCGACCGCGCCCAGGTCACCATGACGGCCCCCTTCCTGCGGGCCTACACCGAACTCCTGGTCCGCACCTGCCACAAGCGCGGCGCCCACGCCATCGGCGGCATGTCCGCCCACGTCCCCGCCAAGGACCCGGAGGCGAACGACGCGGCCCTGGCGAAGATGCGCCTGGACAAGGAGCGCGAGGCCGAGGACGGCTTCGACGGCTCCTGGGTCGCCCACCCCGGCCTGGTGCCCGTGTGCCAGGAGGTCTTCGACCACGTCCTGGGCGGACGGCCGCACCAGCTCGACCGCACCCGGGCGGACGTCCGGGTCGGGGCCCGGGACCTGCTCTCCGTGCGGCGGATCAGCGGGCCGCCCACCGAGCAGGGGGTGCGGACCAACATCGCCGTCGCCCTGCGCTATTTCGACGCCTGGCTGCGCGGCCAGGGTGCCGTGGCGCTGTACGGGCTGATGGAGGACGCCGCCACGGCGGAGATCGCCCGGGTCCAGATCTGGCAGTGGCTGCGGCACCGGGTCATCGACCGTGACACCGTGCTGCGCATCCTGGACGAGGAACTCGCCGATCTCGGAGCCGAACACCCCTGGGCGGCCGTCGACGACGTGCGGGAGCTGTTCGAGCGCACCGCCCTCACCGGGGAGCTCCCGCTCTTCTTCACCCCCGACGCCTACACCCGCCACCTCGTGCGCATCCCGGAGGCACGGTCATGA
- the mmsB gene encoding 3-hydroxyisobutyrate dehydrogenase → MSTTVAFIGLGHMGGPMAARLVEAGHRVLGFDLVPALLASAAATGVEPAASAAEAAARADVVITMLPAGHHVLSLYRDQGLLAAARPGTLFVDCSTIDVADARAAHEAVVAAGHRGLDAPVSGGVVGAEAGTLTFMAGGDDAEFAAAEPLLAAMGKKAVHCGAAGAGQAAKICNNMILAVSMIGVSEAFVLAESLGLDHQALYDVASTASGQCWALTVNCPVPGPVPASPANRDYRPGFAAPLMAKDLGLAANALRAGDLQAPLGLKAAEMYAAFAAAEGADLDFSAIVRTLRPENGTTA, encoded by the coding sequence GTGAGCACCACCGTCGCGTTCATCGGCCTCGGCCACATGGGCGGCCCGATGGCCGCCCGCCTCGTCGAGGCCGGACACCGCGTCCTCGGCTTCGACCTCGTCCCCGCCCTGCTGGCCTCCGCCGCCGCGACCGGGGTCGAACCCGCGGCCTCTGCGGCGGAGGCCGCGGCCCGCGCCGACGTGGTGATCACCATGCTCCCCGCGGGCCACCACGTCCTCTCCCTCTACCGCGACCAGGGCCTGCTGGCCGCCGCCCGGCCGGGCACGCTGTTCGTGGACTGCTCCACCATCGACGTCGCCGACGCCCGGGCCGCGCACGAGGCCGTCGTCGCGGCCGGTCACCGGGGGCTGGACGCCCCCGTGTCCGGCGGGGTGGTGGGCGCGGAGGCGGGCACGCTCACCTTCATGGCGGGCGGCGACGACGCCGAGTTCGCCGCCGCCGAGCCGCTGCTCGCCGCCATGGGCAAGAAGGCCGTGCACTGCGGCGCGGCCGGTGCCGGACAGGCCGCGAAGATCTGCAACAACATGATCCTGGCCGTCTCGATGATCGGCGTCAGCGAAGCCTTCGTCCTCGCCGAGAGCCTGGGCCTCGACCACCAGGCCCTCTATGACGTCGCCTCCACCGCCTCCGGGCAGTGCTGGGCCCTCACCGTCAACTGCCCCGTGCCCGGCCCGGTCCCGGCCAGCCCCGCCAACCGCGACTACCGCCCCGGCTTCGCCGCCCCCTTGATGGCCAAGGACCTCGGCCTCGCCGCCAACGCCCTGCGGGCGGGCGACCTCCAGGCGCCCCTGGGCCTCAAGGCCGCCGAAATGTACGCGGCGTTCGCCGCGGCCGAGGGCGCCGACCTCGACTTCTCGGCCATCGTCCGCACCCTGCGACCTGAGAACGGAACCACCGCATGA
- a CDS encoding recombinase family protein, producing the protein MESTMVTRHTAEGTARRQALADASTGLAETPTIVALYVNAPDGQDPQSAMRALRAYATARGMTITAALYDVGSSGPPRSQRPALMRVSRLAEEGRIAEIITPAAVHMSATTPTERAALAAWLDDLGVAVRYVEAAEAGS; encoded by the coding sequence ATGGAGTCCACCATGGTCACGCGCCACACCGCTGAGGGCACCGCCCGGCGGCAGGCCCTCGCCGACGCATCGACCGGCCTCGCCGAGACGCCGACGATCGTCGCCCTGTATGTCAACGCCCCGGACGGCCAAGACCCCCAGAGCGCCATGCGTGCGCTACGCGCCTACGCCACAGCACGGGGGATGACCATCACCGCCGCGCTGTACGACGTCGGCTCGTCGGGGCCGCCACGATCCCAGCGCCCCGCGCTCATGCGCGTCAGCCGCCTCGCCGAGGAGGGCCGTATCGCCGAGATCATCACGCCGGCCGCCGTCCACATGAGCGCCACCACACCGACAGAACGGGCGGCACTCGCCGCATGGCTCGACGACCTTGGTGTGGCGGTCCGTTACGTCGAGGCGGCTGAGGCGGGCTCATGA
- a CDS encoding enoyl-CoA hydratase, with protein MTTYETVLLERKGRVALLTLDRPEALNALNLKVMTEVVALTEELDRDPDVGCIVLTGSAKAFAAGADIKEMRPQSYMDMYLSDWFTAWDRLGQLRTPTLAAVAGYALGGGCELAMLCDILLAADTAKFGQPEIKLGVIPGIGGSQRLTRAVGKAKAMELCLTGRTMDAAEAERAGLVSRIVPADELLAEALAVATTVAEMSKPVAMMAKEAVNRAFETTLTEGVRFERRLFHAVFATADQKEGMSAFVDKRPPHFTHG; from the coding sequence ATGACCACCTACGAAACCGTCCTGCTGGAGCGCAAGGGGCGGGTGGCCCTCCTCACCCTCGACCGTCCCGAGGCCCTCAACGCCCTGAACCTGAAGGTCATGACCGAGGTCGTAGCCCTCACCGAGGAGCTCGACCGGGACCCGGACGTGGGCTGCATCGTCCTCACCGGCTCCGCGAAAGCCTTCGCGGCCGGCGCGGACATCAAGGAGATGCGCCCGCAGAGCTACATGGACATGTACCTCTCCGACTGGTTCACCGCCTGGGACCGCCTCGGCCAGCTCCGCACCCCCACCCTGGCCGCCGTCGCCGGATACGCCCTCGGCGGGGGCTGTGAACTCGCCATGCTCTGCGACATCCTCCTGGCCGCCGACACCGCCAAGTTCGGCCAGCCCGAGATCAAACTGGGTGTCATCCCCGGCATCGGCGGCTCCCAGCGCCTGACCCGTGCCGTCGGCAAGGCCAAGGCCATGGAGCTGTGTCTCACCGGCCGCACCATGGACGCCGCCGAGGCCGAACGCGCAGGGCTGGTCTCGCGGATCGTCCCCGCCGACGAGCTGCTCGCCGAGGCCCTCGCCGTCGCGACGACCGTCGCGGAGATGTCCAAGCCGGTCGCGATGATGGCCAAGGAGGCCGTCAACCGCGCCTTCGAAACCACCCTCACCGAGGGCGTCCGCTTCGAACGCCGCCTGTTCCACGCGGTGTTCGCCACCGCCGACCAGAAAGAGGGCATGTCCGCCTTCGTCGACAAACGCCCGCCGCACTTCACGCACGGCTGA
- a CDS encoding short-chain fatty acyl-CoA regulator family protein produces MSKTYAGARLRRLREDRRMSQAELARVLGISPSYLNQMEHDSRPLTVPVLLRLTEAFGVDPGFFSERDTSRLVADLREALANEVAEARVSPSDLAELATRMPAVAAVLLDLGRRTQLLAERLADTADGRDTDHGAPRSPHEEIREFFYRRQNYLHDTDLAAETLAHDIAIRPGEVVRLLSDRLTEHHGIRLAPGSDRLHHYDRRTRVLHLSGRLRPGQQAFRMATQLALLEHGAELDRLAAEDFEPGSPAHGLARIGIANYYAAALILPYRAFHTAAEEFRYDIERLTDHFGIGYETVCHRLSTLQRPRLRGVPFSFVRVDRAGNMSKRQSATGFHFSRAGGTCPLWNVYEAFAAPGRIHVQVAAMPDGQRHLWTARAVTRHRGGWGEPGKTFAIGLGCEIRHAPRLVYSDGLDLDNASAATPIGMGCRLCERLDCPQRAVPPLGRTLAVDENSSTFIPYPVSPDRN; encoded by the coding sequence GTGAGCAAGACGTACGCGGGCGCGCGACTGCGACGGCTGCGCGAGGACCGCAGGATGAGCCAGGCCGAGCTCGCCCGGGTCCTCGGCATCTCCCCGAGCTATCTGAACCAGATGGAGCACGACTCCCGCCCCCTCACCGTGCCCGTCCTCCTGCGGCTGACCGAGGCGTTCGGCGTCGACCCCGGGTTCTTCTCCGAACGCGACACCAGCCGCCTGGTGGCCGATCTGCGCGAAGCCCTCGCGAACGAAGTCGCCGAGGCCCGCGTCTCCCCCTCCGACCTGGCCGAACTGGCCACCCGGATGCCGGCCGTCGCCGCCGTCCTGCTCGACCTGGGACGGCGCACCCAACTCCTGGCGGAACGGCTGGCCGACACCGCGGACGGCCGGGACACGGACCACGGCGCGCCACGCTCGCCCCACGAGGAGATCCGCGAGTTCTTCTACCGGCGGCAGAACTACCTCCACGACACCGACCTCGCCGCCGAAACACTCGCCCACGACATCGCCATCCGCCCCGGAGAAGTGGTCCGCCTGCTGTCGGACCGCCTCACCGAACACCACGGGATCCGCCTCGCCCCCGGCTCCGACCGCCTCCACCACTACGACCGGCGGACCCGCGTCCTGCACCTGTCCGGCCGGCTCCGGCCCGGCCAGCAGGCGTTCCGGATGGCCACCCAACTGGCCCTGCTGGAGCACGGAGCCGAGCTGGACCGGCTGGCCGCCGAGGACTTCGAGCCGGGCTCCCCCGCCCACGGCCTGGCCCGCATCGGCATCGCCAACTACTACGCCGCCGCGCTGATCCTCCCCTACCGCGCCTTCCACACGGCCGCCGAGGAGTTCCGGTACGACATCGAGCGGCTCACCGACCACTTCGGCATCGGCTACGAGACCGTCTGCCACCGCCTGAGCACGCTGCAACGCCCCAGACTGCGCGGAGTCCCCTTCTCCTTCGTCCGCGTCGACCGCGCCGGGAACATGTCCAAACGGCAGTCCGCGACCGGCTTCCACTTCTCCCGCGCGGGCGGCACCTGCCCGCTCTGGAACGTCTACGAGGCGTTCGCCGCGCCCGGCCGCATCCACGTCCAGGTCGCCGCCATGCCCGACGGCCAGCGCCACTTGTGGACCGCCCGCGCCGTCACCCGGCACCGCGGCGGCTGGGGCGAGCCCGGCAAGACCTTCGCCATCGGCCTCGGCTGCGAGATCCGCCACGCGCCCCGGCTCGTCTACTCCGACGGCCTCGACCTCGACAACGCCTCCGCCGCCACCCCCATCGGCATGGGCTGCCGCCTCTGCGAACGCCTCGACTGCCCCCAGCGCGCCGTCCCGCCACTCGGCCGGACCCTCGCCGTGGACGAGAACAGCAGCACGTTCATCCCCTATCCGGTGTCACCGGACCGGAATTGA
- the aceA gene encoding isocitrate lyase encodes MADTNTTAAAERLARRWATDPRWQGIERTYSAEDVVRLSGSVREESTLARRGAERLWRQLHELDYVHALGALTGGQAVQQVRAGLQAIYLSGWQVAADANQAGHTYPDQSLYPVNSVPQVVRRINNALLRADQIATAEGAGDTTDWLAPIVADAEAGFGGPLNAFELTKAMIAAGASGIHYEDQLASEKKCGHLGGKVLVPTSQHIRTLNAARLAADIADVPTLIIARTDALAANLLTSDVDERDAEFTTGERTAEGFHRVRNGMAPVIARGLAYAPYADLIWVETGTPDLAQAREFAEAVHARYPDQMLAYNCSPSFNWKAALDDDQIAKFQRELGAMGYRFQFITLAGFHSLNHGMFDLARGYAEHGMTAYVDLQEREFAAQAHGFTAVRHQREVGTGYFDLVSTAVNPASSTTALNGSTEEEQFH; translated from the coding sequence ATGGCAGACACGAACACGACGGCGGCGGCCGAGCGGCTCGCGCGGCGCTGGGCCACCGACCCACGCTGGCAGGGCATCGAGCGCACCTACTCGGCCGAGGACGTCGTCCGGCTGTCCGGCAGCGTGCGCGAGGAGTCCACCCTGGCCCGGCGCGGGGCCGAGCGGCTGTGGCGGCAGCTGCACGAGCTCGACTACGTCCACGCGCTCGGTGCGCTGACCGGTGGTCAGGCGGTGCAGCAGGTGCGGGCCGGGCTCCAGGCCATCTACCTGTCGGGCTGGCAGGTCGCGGCGGACGCCAACCAGGCCGGTCACACCTACCCCGACCAGAGCCTCTACCCGGTCAACTCGGTGCCGCAGGTGGTGCGCCGCATCAACAACGCCCTGCTGCGCGCCGACCAGATCGCCACCGCCGAGGGCGCGGGGGACACCACCGACTGGCTGGCGCCGATCGTGGCCGACGCCGAGGCCGGGTTCGGCGGCCCGCTGAACGCCTTCGAGCTCACCAAGGCGATGATCGCGGCGGGCGCGTCCGGTATCCACTACGAGGACCAGCTGGCCTCGGAGAAGAAGTGCGGCCACCTCGGCGGCAAGGTCCTCGTCCCCACCTCCCAGCACATCCGCACCCTCAACGCGGCCCGGCTGGCCGCCGACATCGCCGATGTGCCCACCCTGATCATCGCCCGCACCGACGCGCTCGCCGCCAACCTGCTGACCAGTGACGTGGACGAGCGCGACGCCGAGTTCACCACCGGCGAGCGCACCGCGGAGGGCTTCCACCGCGTCCGCAACGGCATGGCGCCGGTCATCGCCCGTGGTCTGGCCTACGCCCCGTACGCGGATCTGATCTGGGTCGAGACCGGCACCCCCGACCTGGCCCAGGCCCGCGAGTTCGCCGAGGCCGTCCACGCGCGGTACCCGGACCAGATGCTTGCCTACAACTGCTCGCCCTCCTTCAACTGGAAGGCCGCCCTGGACGACGACCAGATCGCCAAGTTCCAGCGGGAGCTGGGCGCGATGGGCTATCGCTTCCAGTTCATCACCCTGGCCGGCTTCCACTCGCTCAACCACGGCATGTTCGACCTCGCCCGCGGTTACGCCGAGCACGGCATGACCGCCTATGTCGACCTCCAGGAGCGCGAGTTCGCCGCCCAGGCGCACGGCTTCACCGCGGTCAGGCACCAGCGCGAGGTCGGCACCGGTTACTTCGACCTCGTCTCCACCGCCGTCAACCCGGCCTCCTCCACCACGGCGCTCAACGGATCCACCGAGGAGGAGCAGTTCCACTGA
- a CDS encoding DUF6415 family natural product biosynthesis protein, producing MTDQTTAITDWLASAHPAPPAARGEWMIGGLAMLPTGRAFDTVRISAAIVHAAAQSGDSDTVAAYLNHMADGPVIHDAYDAGVWYYALVPLGTCAHHDTPDAQLLTPETTWLGVPALHRTARPGAYWICPPRRREDYCVPAGVDGVIRLGRRRAAEPRGVAVPVRPDLDRIAHECGRLLDGTPARADTLSLDDAAVRTLHCRGYLMVLLPALQNIEARLSPDDPSRSRLLLGVTEAHRQLGLDSESENLSTQYAHAQRLARCCVDTVDLLRALDAPTAAR from the coding sequence ATGACGGACCAGACCACGGCCATCACCGACTGGCTCGCGTCCGCGCACCCAGCACCCCCGGCGGCCCGCGGGGAGTGGATGATCGGCGGCCTGGCGATGCTGCCGACCGGCCGGGCCTTCGACACCGTCCGCATCTCCGCCGCCATCGTCCACGCTGCCGCACAGAGCGGCGACTCGGACACGGTCGCCGCGTACCTCAACCACATGGCGGACGGGCCCGTCATCCACGACGCCTACGACGCGGGCGTCTGGTACTACGCCCTCGTCCCCCTCGGCACCTGTGCCCACCACGACACCCCAGATGCACAGCTGCTCACCCCCGAGACCACCTGGCTCGGCGTCCCGGCCCTGCACCGCACCGCCCGGCCGGGCGCGTACTGGATCTGCCCGCCCCGGCGCCGGGAGGACTACTGCGTCCCGGCCGGGGTCGACGGCGTGATCCGGCTCGGCCGCAGGCGAGCCGCCGAGCCCAGGGGCGTCGCCGTTCCGGTCCGGCCCGACCTGGACAGGATCGCGCACGAGTGCGGGCGCCTCCTCGACGGGACCCCGGCCCGGGCCGACACCCTGTCGCTGGACGACGCGGCAGTGCGGACACTGCACTGCCGCGGGTATCTGATGGTGCTGCTGCCCGCCCTCCAGAACATCGAGGCGCGCCTGTCCCCGGACGACCCGTCGCGCAGCCGCCTCCTCCTCGGCGTCACCGAAGCCCACCGCCAACTCGGCCTCGACAGCGAGTCGGAGAACCTCTCGACGCAGTACGCGCACGCACAACGCCTCGCCAGATGCTGCGTCGACACAGTGGACCTGCTGCGCGCCCTCGACGCACCAACCGCAGCCCGATGA
- a CDS encoding pentapeptide repeat-containing protein has product MKRSRTRVLVLVVLAVVFVGYALLLWRGPWWLDGDRLRQHDLQPADGVVITGFRTTLVALGAGAVAGAGLYYTDRTLRHTRERDREQAEIARDGQVTGRYVEAIKLLASERTVERLGGIYALERIMRDSVKDHPTVVEVLAAFVRDQVPVPLGAELPEKGLPEESVQAALTVLGRRPQVAEPFRIDLRHTDLRGADLQNARLERVRLGGSRLDRANLIGAHLEESWLRDSVFTGAWLDGTHLEGAVIRGTDLRGARMQGAHFNGTRLVDADLSTAIGLTAPQLAEAMRDGETRLPDAVARVLRAAP; this is encoded by the coding sequence ATGAAGCGCAGCCGGACGCGCGTCCTGGTTCTTGTGGTGCTGGCGGTGGTCTTCGTCGGGTACGCCTTGCTGTTGTGGCGGGGCCCGTGGTGGCTGGACGGTGACCGGCTGCGCCAGCATGATCTGCAGCCCGCCGACGGTGTGGTGATCACCGGGTTCCGTACGACGCTGGTCGCCCTCGGGGCCGGAGCCGTCGCCGGTGCGGGCCTCTACTACACCGACCGGACGCTGCGCCACACCCGCGAACGCGACCGCGAGCAGGCCGAGATCGCCCGCGACGGCCAGGTCACCGGCCGCTATGTGGAGGCGATCAAGCTGCTCGCCTCGGAGCGTACGGTCGAGCGGCTCGGCGGTATCTACGCGCTGGAGCGGATCATGCGGGACTCCGTCAAGGACCACCCTACGGTGGTCGAGGTGCTGGCCGCGTTCGTCCGGGACCAGGTGCCGGTGCCGCTCGGTGCGGAGCTGCCCGAGAAGGGGCTGCCGGAGGAGTCCGTGCAGGCCGCGCTGACGGTCCTGGGGCGACGCCCGCAGGTGGCCGAGCCCTTCCGCATCGACCTGCGGCACACGGATCTGCGCGGGGCGGACCTCCAGAACGCCCGGCTGGAGCGCGTCCGCCTCGGCGGCTCCCGCCTGGACAGGGCCAACCTGATCGGCGCCCATCTGGAAGAGAGCTGGCTGCGCGACTCCGTCTTCACTGGCGCCTGGCTCGATGGCACGCATCTGGAAGGCGCGGTGATCAGGGGCACGGATCTGCGTGGAGCGCGCATGCAGGGCGCGCACTTCAACGGCACTCGGCTGGTGGACGCGGATCTGTCGACGGCGATCGGCCTGACCGCTCCCCAGCTCGCCGAGGCGATGCGTGACGGGGAGACGAGGCTGCCCGATGCGGTGGCGCGAGTGCTTCGGGCAGCGCCGTGA
- a CDS encoding helix-turn-helix domain-containing protein, with amino-acid sequence MHALPHDHTGARIKRLRQERHLTQRALADLSLIPYSTLTKTEQGVIPASPYVAGAVARALGVEVATVTGQPYMTELRADELDVLIRPIREALDVYDLGVDPDIRPRAHRLLADDAEALLVAVRAGEIKQVASQVPGLIQEATTAAHTAPSRNSWLLLANTYRTAYDVASKLGFHDLATIALARMDWAAERGSDAVVGGMYRYMRALTYLRAGQYRTGARLVDLGLRTLEQADAGRERDVLTGQLHLGAAVMAGRSKEGARATGHLDEAKRFAESTGEAVDVHWLSFGPTNVSVHRVSVLAELDEYGEAAQAARGLVIPADWPASRRSHHYAEVARAQMWTGDLSESFRNLVRARKVAPQQARYHLTVRETYAGLEAAKRQLPDSFLSYGSWLGV; translated from the coding sequence ATGCACGCTCTACCCCATGACCACACCGGCGCGCGAATCAAACGTCTACGCCAGGAGCGCCACCTCACCCAGAGGGCCCTGGCGGACCTCTCCCTCATCCCGTACAGCACCCTGACCAAGACGGAACAGGGTGTCATCCCGGCTTCGCCGTACGTTGCCGGGGCCGTCGCCCGCGCCCTCGGCGTCGAGGTCGCCACCGTAACCGGCCAGCCGTACATGACCGAGCTTCGCGCCGACGAACTGGACGTGCTGATAAGGCCGATCCGCGAGGCCCTCGACGTCTACGACCTCGGAGTCGATCCGGACATCAGGCCCCGCGCACACCGGCTCCTGGCTGACGATGCCGAGGCACTCCTTGTTGCGGTGCGAGCGGGCGAGATCAAGCAGGTCGCAAGCCAGGTTCCCGGACTTATCCAGGAGGCAACGACGGCCGCACACACCGCACCGAGCCGGAACTCCTGGTTGCTCCTCGCCAACACGTACCGCACCGCGTACGACGTGGCCTCGAAGCTCGGTTTCCATGACCTGGCGACGATCGCGCTCGCGCGCATGGACTGGGCAGCCGAACGCGGATCAGACGCGGTCGTTGGCGGCATGTACCGCTACATGCGCGCGCTCACCTACCTGCGCGCCGGTCAGTACCGCACCGGGGCACGGCTCGTCGACCTCGGCTTGCGCACGCTGGAACAGGCCGACGCCGGCCGGGAACGCGATGTGTTGACAGGCCAGTTGCATCTCGGCGCTGCCGTCATGGCTGGGCGCTCGAAGGAAGGAGCGCGGGCAACCGGGCACCTTGACGAGGCGAAGAGGTTCGCCGAGTCCACGGGCGAGGCCGTCGATGTGCACTGGCTGTCGTTCGGACCGACGAATGTCAGTGTCCACCGGGTCTCGGTGCTCGCCGAGCTGGACGAGTACGGGGAGGCAGCACAGGCGGCGCGGGGACTGGTTATTCCTGCGGACTGGCCGGCATCCCGGCGGAGCCACCACTACGCCGAGGTCGCGCGGGCCCAGATGTGGACGGGTGACCTCAGCGAGTCGTTTCGGAATCTAGTGCGGGCGCGGAAGGTGGCACCGCAACAGGCCCGCTACCACCTCACGGTCCGGGAGACGTACGCGGGGCTTGAGGCAGCGAAGCGTCAGCTGCCGGACTCGTTCCTGTCGTACGGCTCCTGGCTGGGCGTATAA
- a CDS encoding 3-hydroxybutyryl-CoA dehydrogenase: protein MSTNLRRVGIVGGGQMGAGIAEVCARAGLDTVVCEADALAAMAARERVALSLERAVQRGKSDRITAEDALARLVFTGSLDDLADRQLVIEAVTENADVKTETFAALDKIVADPEAVLATNTSSLPVMRLGMATDRADRVVGLHFFNPVPVLRLVEVVPSLHTSQATLTAVESFARDVLGKTVIRSQDRAGFVVNALLVPYLLSAVRMAESGFATAADVDAGMELGCAHPMGPLKLADLIGLDTVAAIAESLYDEFKEPLYAPPPLLLRMVEAGLLGRKTGRGFHVYERVC from the coding sequence ATGAGCACGAACCTGCGCAGGGTCGGGATCGTGGGGGGCGGGCAGATGGGCGCCGGCATCGCGGAGGTCTGCGCCCGGGCCGGGCTCGACACGGTCGTCTGCGAGGCCGATGCCCTGGCCGCCATGGCGGCGCGCGAGCGGGTCGCGCTCTCTCTCGAACGTGCCGTTCAACGCGGCAAGTCGGACCGGATCACCGCTGAGGACGCCCTCGCCCGGCTGGTGTTCACCGGCAGCCTCGACGACCTGGCCGACCGGCAGCTCGTCATCGAAGCGGTGACCGAGAACGCGGACGTCAAGACCGAGACCTTCGCCGCGCTGGACAAGATCGTCGCTGATCCGGAGGCGGTCCTCGCCACCAACACCTCCTCCCTGCCCGTGATGCGCCTGGGCATGGCCACGGACCGGGCCGACCGGGTCGTGGGCCTGCACTTCTTCAACCCGGTTCCCGTCCTGCGGCTGGTGGAGGTCGTCCCCTCACTCCACACCTCCCAGGCCACCCTCACAGCGGTGGAGTCGTTCGCCCGGGACGTCCTGGGCAAGACGGTGATCCGCTCGCAGGACCGGGCCGGGTTCGTCGTCAACGCCCTCCTCGTCCCCTACCTCCTCTCGGCGGTGCGGATGGCGGAGTCCGGCTTCGCCACCGCGGCGGACGTCGACGCCGGTATGGAGCTCGGCTGTGCCCACCCGATGGGACCGCTGAAGCTCGCGGACCTCATCGGCCTCGACACTGTCGCGGCCATCGCGGAGTCGCTCTACGACGAGTTCAAGGAACCCCTCTACGCACCGCCCCCGCTGCTGCTGCGCATGGTGGAGGCCGGGCTGCTGGGCCGTAAGACCGGCCGGGGGTTCCATGTGTATGAGCGGGTCTGCTGA